From a single Thalassophryne amazonica chromosome 7, fThaAma1.1, whole genome shotgun sequence genomic region:
- the LOC117513587 gene encoding mitochondrial folate transporter/carrier-like: MINTASVPSFVIVMSSASNHLTDPGRCNQPGSVLSLAGRVRQMFGHVKVGNLVAGVSGGVMSTLVLHPLDLVKIRFAVSDGMEFRPKYSGVLHCMKSVWKQDGLRGLYQGVTPNVWGAGASWGLYFFFYNAIKGYTKEGRQTELSAAEHLVSAAEAGVLTLTITNPIWVTKTRLVLQYESDPKSKQYKGMMDALIKIYRHEGVSGLYKGYVPGLFGTSHGALQFMAYEELKRSYNKYKKVSAEEKLNPLEYITVAALSKIFAVATTYPYQVVRARLQDQHSKYNGVTDVIRRTWRNEGIFGFYKGIVPNMVRVTPACCITFVVYEYVSDFMLANTT, encoded by the exons TTTGACGGACCCAGGACGGTGCAACCAACCCGGTTCCGTTCTGTCGTTAGCCGGACGTGTCCGGCAGATGTTCGGCCACGTGAAGGTAGGAAACCTTGTGGCAGGAGTGAGTGGAGGAGTGATGTCCACGCTGGTGCTTCACCCTCTCGATCTGGTCAAAATCCGGTTTGCAG TAAGTGACGGCATGGAGTTTAGACCAAAGTACAGTGGCGTTTTACACTGTATGAAGAGTGTGTGGAAGCAGGATGGGCTGAGAGGACTTTACCAAGGAGTGACACCAAATGTTTGGGGTGCTGGAGCATCATGGGGCCTCTACTTCTTTTT CTACAACGCTATCAAAGGGTACACCAAAGAAGGTCGTCAGACTGAACTGAGTGCAGCGGAGCACCTGGTGTCTGCAGCCGAAGCAG GTGTTCTAACGCTCACCATAACCAACCCCATCTGGGTTACAAAGACCCGGTTGGTGCTGCAGTATGAGTCCGATCCAAAGAGCAAACAGTACAAAGGGATGATGGACGCACTAATCAAAATCTACCGCCATGAGGGAGTGAGTGGATTGTATAAG GGTTATGTTCCCGGTCTGTTTGGGACTTCGCACGGAGCACTTCAGTTCATGGCCTATGAGGAGCTCAAGAGAAGctacaacaaatacaaaaaagtgTCTGCAGAAGAAAAGCTG AACCCTCTGGAATACATCACAGTGGCAGCATTGTCCAAAATATTTGCTGTTGCCACTACGTACCCGTATCAGGTGGTGCGAGCTCGACTGCAAGACCAACACAGTAAATACAACGGTGTCACTGATGTCATCAGACGGACATGGAG AAACGAAGGCATCTTTGGTTTCTACAAAGGCATCGTCCCCAACATGGTCCGCGTCACTCCTGCCTGCTGCATCACGTTTGTCGTGTATGAATACGTGTCTGACTTCATGCTGGCCAATACTACCTGA